The following proteins are co-located in the Chitinispirillum alkaliphilum genome:
- a CDS encoding Cytidine and deoxycytidylate deaminase family protein produces MSKIFTKNISIVFPPWLEDFLRDRTTTLATVEERMELVIELARKNIQKKTGGPFAAAIYNNHSGELVSAGINMVTCTNFSIAHAEIIAITQAQNFYNTFDLGSSEMPFLQLVTSTAPCAMCLGAIPWSGVKGVVCGARDEDARDVGFDEGAKYDDWIEQLQRRGIEVEVDICRKEASEVLREYSRSGGIIYNSREDG; encoded by the coding sequence ATGTCGAAAATTTTCACAAAAAATATTTCTATTGTTTTTCCTCCCTGGCTTGAGGATTTTCTTCGGGACAGAACTACCACCCTTGCTACTGTTGAGGAGCGCATGGAGCTGGTGATTGAGCTGGCACGAAAAAACATCCAAAAGAAAACAGGGGGACCGTTTGCTGCTGCAATTTACAACAATCACTCCGGGGAGCTTGTAAGTGCTGGTATAAACATGGTTACCTGTACAAACTTTTCGATTGCTCATGCAGAGATCATCGCGATCACTCAGGCACAGAACTTCTACAACACATTTGACCTTGGCAGCTCAGAAATGCCATTTCTCCAACTTGTCACAAGCACTGCACCCTGTGCAATGTGCCTTGGAGCAATTCCCTGGTCTGGTGTAAAGGGAGTGGTGTGCGGAGCAAGGGATGAGGATGCAAGGGATGTGGGGTTTGATGAAGGCGCAAAGTACGATGACTGGATAGAGCAGCTTCAGAGAAGGGGAATAGAAGTGGAGGTGGATATATGCAGAAAAGAAGCTTCAGAGGTACTTAGAGAATATTCACGATCAGGGGGCATAATCTACAACAGCAGAGAAGACGGTTAG
- a CDS encoding Outer membrane protein assembly factor YaeT gives MKQTIFLTVFLCFNSLLPLPIKAEQRWNVGDVEFRGNQAISDEELLANMNTTPPRFLLREEYSFSKLDRDINNIELVYKTRGYPFVTVSIYDIERDTATMSVNITLNIDEGPLVLIDSVIIKNSDVLSLPEVYSIISLRPQMPLDTLGVYNDARTIRDSLRAKGYLQARVESRQTIDKQDTTAIITHTISEGPIIIVDEIFITGLKRVDTNVVRRELTFKKGTVLTSSEIIESIRRTYSTALFNVIRIIPDTSLNRPDLCTAVVAVTVDIREAPFASAQAGFGYDTEEKFHSSLIASYRNIIGRGHRLSLLGRASQRIRNVQLTYSWPWFMSYPVWADFSVYAERRREEEFSGDFEGGIIAFRTQVTPNLMYNFWTRIERTEWTVEPPPDQLFPLMPISPNHVIAAALTYDTRYELINPGFSSLTFIQAEVAGLSGFGNQYVKLQFDIRCYYPIAERLTFSSALLTGYAFPYGDNVTVPPRERFRAGETPIRDVRGYLLEEVTPLDDDEFLRGGNFIVILNLAEIEYSVTQGLSAAVFVDAGNVWSSVDDFSMETLRWSAGAGLRVALPIGLTRLDFAVPFFPEIIFPGRFHLSLGLPF, from the coding sequence GTGAAGCAGACAATTTTCCTTACAGTATTTCTCTGCTTTAATTCCCTGCTACCCCTTCCCATTAAAGCAGAGCAGAGGTGGAATGTGGGGGATGTAGAATTCAGGGGTAACCAGGCAATATCTGATGAAGAACTGCTAGCAAATATGAACACAACTCCCCCGCGCTTTCTCTTAAGAGAGGAGTACAGTTTCAGCAAACTTGACAGAGACATAAACAACATAGAACTCGTTTACAAAACCCGCGGCTATCCCTTTGTCACTGTCTCCATTTACGATATCGAACGCGATACTGCCACGATGAGCGTTAATATAACACTGAATATCGATGAAGGCCCATTAGTGCTGATCGACTCTGTTATTATTAAGAATTCAGATGTCCTAAGCCTGCCGGAAGTGTACTCGATCATCTCTCTTCGCCCCCAAATGCCACTGGACACACTTGGCGTCTATAATGACGCACGTACGATACGCGACAGCTTGCGGGCAAAAGGATATCTTCAGGCTCGTGTTGAATCTCGGCAAACAATCGATAAACAAGACACCACTGCAATTATCACTCATACGATTTCCGAAGGACCGATCATAATAGTAGATGAAATTTTTATTACCGGATTAAAAAGGGTGGATACAAATGTAGTAAGGCGGGAGCTTACTTTTAAAAAAGGAACTGTTCTGACCTCCTCAGAGATAATCGAGTCTATTCGCAGAACATACTCCACAGCCCTGTTTAATGTGATCAGAATTATACCCGACACATCACTCAACAGGCCAGATTTGTGTACTGCTGTTGTGGCGGTCACAGTTGATATAAGGGAAGCTCCGTTTGCATCCGCACAGGCAGGCTTCGGATACGATACAGAAGAGAAATTCCATTCCAGCTTAATAGCATCATACCGTAACATAATTGGCAGGGGGCACAGACTTTCTCTTTTAGGGCGTGCTTCACAGCGTATAAGAAATGTACAACTCACCTATTCCTGGCCTTGGTTTATGTCCTATCCTGTATGGGCCGATTTTTCAGTTTATGCCGAGCGCAGAAGAGAGGAGGAATTCAGTGGCGATTTTGAAGGTGGCATAATTGCTTTCAGAACCCAGGTAACACCCAATCTAATGTACAATTTCTGGACCCGAATCGAACGCACTGAATGGACTGTTGAACCTCCGCCTGATCAACTTTTTCCGCTAATGCCGATCAGTCCAAATCATGTTATAGCCGCAGCCTTAACTTATGATACCAGGTATGAACTCATTAATCCAGGCTTCTCAAGCCTTACATTTATTCAAGCTGAAGTTGCTGGTTTAAGCGGCTTTGGAAATCAATATGTAAAACTGCAGTTTGACATCAGATGTTACTACCCCATTGCGGAGCGTCTTACATTCTCCTCTGCACTCCTGACCGGATATGCATTTCCCTACGGAGATAACGTCACGGTTCCGCCGCGGGAAAGGTTCAGAGCAGGAGAAACTCCAATAAGAGATGTAAGAGGCTACTTACTGGAAGAAGTCACCCCATTGGATGATGATGAATTTTTGCGTGGTGGAAATTTTATTGTTATACTGAATCTGGCAGAGATTGAGTATAGTGTAACCCAGGGTTTATCTGCTGCGGTTTTCGTCGATGCGGGAAATGTGTGGTCATCGGTCGATGATTTCAGTATGGAGACTCTGCGATGGTCAGCAGGAGCAGGTTTAAGAGTCGCGCTTCCGATAGGGCTGACACGACTCGATTTTGCAGTGCCATTCTTTCCTGAAATTATATTTCCAGGCAGATTTCATCTGTCATTGGGACTTCCGTTTTGA
- a CDS encoding putative exported protein precursor — translation MRATNVMTRIIVYFALSLGGIVLLIFFLLSVPWIRREILDIAQEQINQQIEGDIYIEDFNTNIFTFITLEGIRGGTGKPLGDTLFIRQLHISYFLPSLLFRHININEISINQGIASAFRDRDEKLHFPLLPREDLEPAPENGEWNFTIDRFEAEEFSLQINDLATEISAQLSLSSVLSIKTDTISATLSADEGFFASPQFQGPIDSLFTSAHLVQDLPLTINRLFIKSDSASFELGGDIPLEPRQYWDLFALISVPINDVPPDFNGNTVDLGGRMNLELSANGPQLSPFGDINLFSENLVLEGFSVDSFIVRSTYSIPDSLRSDLTFESEAGNISATAKLLFDRNPDQFVAVENYELEAFLSQIGITEILGRLGIFLPLSPVWSDGFLKVSGNGADFTNPDTVAIAKSFNLPAPYRQEPFDLSFLLTGHQWRLDAVTGSGNYFQGRGDFFYDLVEGEIEGELTNTELISSLFITPPIEGIITVNGIFNGPPTQPEFTLSLNSPNLFWQGIQIDSLSADISYRQDTFTLLSSLIKLRAQLDKVEPLPPDISGDFRAEISVEGTIGMLRGAAVIDADNFRYENYRIDRFTAELSYHDNSLILDQYGMQIADFSLQGQGGVDFDQKDYRLALGVSLFHLQQAIGEIDILGSLSDDSISGSVSVVNLHTAPFIGLTQLPPTEGVFDMELTLNGTLHSPTGDMNYSLVQNISNDFYAQLRGSITLQEDTLEGKNVVHVTGTDLPDDNEMIILFNLPVRYDFENPIQDGANVSIHTEKFSLGPFLDQFIPYLESDMSLDLDGFAQKENCTWKLQGGSVIAVDSILFRDEQIRIDTLEVTMFFDGTIEAPKISIYTSRAPITYRGLQAYFDTSATVITKERAVVDTLTMKFPDEGYLSANASFPFFPVNDKPPLYGLELNFDLKNIALQFLSPFIPGVTITSGKLNGKGEVIIEDNYNFDGFVSIDTLFLEPDAINREIGPINAELKMSQNEFTIEGTGSLNGGFSLDGSVTFDENGIDSIDISLTGERIRFELNNMLDIGFQKFDFKITGKENRIDSLSGMIILDETRFYQYIELLELIDMIRAVAIRPTIDPPAFLENADLNFDLHINRNLIIKTNLGRFLLDGRFLIDGTPLDPQINGEFRLAVARIKYIEREFELRDGFIRRFQPAMVDPLIDVRATTSIRAFLFDDQRDYSISLALTGSALEPEFALSSYPPLEEEQIVNLLTTGTITALPGFITEPDEIISIYTGAAVAWRIREWFNLTNADISGNFFELTEEDGPRLTLMERFNERIFITYLIHIAQPNIQGARIHYRITPFFYTAGSLTTQGEGNIEFWLYMRR, via the coding sequence ATGCGTGCAACCAACGTTATGACAAGAATCATTGTTTATTTTGCCCTGAGTCTGGGAGGAATAGTTCTTCTGATCTTCTTTTTGCTCTCTGTGCCATGGATCCGAAGAGAAATTCTGGACATAGCCCAGGAACAGATAAATCAGCAAATCGAGGGCGATATCTATATCGAAGATTTCAACACCAACATCTTCACCTTTATTACCCTCGAAGGCATACGCGGCGGAACAGGAAAACCGCTTGGGGACACACTCTTCATCCGCCAGCTGCATATCTCCTACTTCCTCCCCTCACTTCTTTTCAGGCACATAAACATAAATGAAATATCCATAAACCAGGGTATCGCATCAGCATTCAGAGACAGAGATGAAAAACTCCACTTCCCTCTGTTACCACGTGAGGATCTGGAACCTGCACCCGAAAATGGTGAATGGAATTTCACCATAGACCGGTTTGAGGCAGAAGAGTTCTCCCTACAGATTAACGATCTGGCTACAGAGATTTCCGCTCAACTGTCATTGTCATCTGTTCTCAGTATAAAAACCGACACAATCTCCGCAACACTTAGTGCAGATGAGGGCTTTTTCGCGTCACCTCAGTTTCAGGGCCCTATAGATTCCCTTTTTACATCTGCGCATCTGGTTCAGGATCTGCCACTCACGATCAATCGGCTCTTCATAAAATCTGATTCCGCCTCCTTTGAACTGGGTGGAGATATACCCCTTGAACCCCGGCAATACTGGGATCTTTTCGCCCTTATATCGGTTCCCATAAACGATGTGCCACCCGATTTTAACGGCAACACCGTTGATCTGGGTGGCAGAATGAATCTGGAGCTCTCAGCAAATGGTCCTCAGCTCTCCCCATTTGGAGATATAAATCTGTTTTCAGAAAATCTTGTACTGGAAGGGTTTAGTGTAGACAGTTTTATCGTAAGGAGTACCTACTCCATCCCCGACTCTCTCAGAAGTGATCTGACATTTGAATCCGAAGCTGGCAATATCAGTGCTACAGCTAAATTGCTTTTTGACAGAAACCCCGATCAGTTCGTTGCAGTTGAAAACTATGAGCTGGAGGCTTTTCTAAGTCAAATCGGAATAACAGAGATCCTCGGCCGATTAGGAATTTTTTTGCCTCTAAGCCCGGTTTGGTCCGACGGATTCTTAAAAGTATCGGGCAACGGGGCTGATTTTACAAATCCCGACACCGTGGCCATTGCAAAATCTTTTAATCTTCCTGCCCCCTATCGACAGGAACCTTTTGATCTCTCATTTTTACTCACCGGTCACCAATGGCGATTAGATGCAGTTACCGGAAGTGGTAATTATTTCCAGGGAAGAGGGGATTTTTTTTACGATCTTGTGGAAGGGGAAATAGAGGGTGAGCTCACAAACACAGAGCTTATAAGTTCCCTTTTTATCACTCCCCCCATTGAGGGCATAATAACCGTAAATGGGATATTTAATGGTCCGCCAACACAACCGGAGTTTACTCTCTCATTGAATTCTCCCAACCTTTTCTGGCAAGGCATACAGATTGATTCCCTGAGTGCGGATATCTCATACCGTCAGGACACATTCACACTCCTTAGCTCCCTTATAAAACTCAGGGCACAACTCGACAAGGTAGAACCTCTGCCTCCCGATATATCTGGTGATTTCAGGGCAGAAATCTCGGTTGAAGGCACTATCGGAATGTTAAGGGGGGCGGCTGTTATAGATGCAGATAATTTCCGGTATGAAAACTACCGTATAGATCGATTCACTGCAGAGCTCAGCTATCATGATAACTCGCTTATTCTGGATCAATACGGTATGCAAATAGCCGATTTTTCACTTCAAGGTCAGGGTGGGGTGGATTTTGACCAAAAAGATTACCGCTTAGCTCTGGGTGTTTCGCTTTTTCATCTTCAGCAGGCCATAGGGGAAATTGATATCCTGGGTAGTTTGTCTGATGATTCTATCAGCGGATCAGTTTCTGTGGTAAATTTACATACCGCCCCATTCATCGGGTTGACACAGCTACCTCCGACTGAGGGAGTTTTTGATATGGAACTTACCCTGAACGGAACGCTGCATTCACCAACCGGGGATATGAACTATTCTCTTGTGCAAAACATTTCAAACGATTTTTATGCGCAGCTTAGAGGGAGCATAACTCTTCAGGAGGACACCTTAGAAGGAAAGAACGTAGTACATGTCACCGGCACAGATTTACCCGACGATAATGAAATGATTATTCTCTTTAATCTCCCTGTACGATACGATTTTGAAAATCCCATACAGGATGGGGCAAATGTGAGCATCCACACGGAAAAATTCTCCCTTGGGCCTTTTCTTGATCAATTTATCCCTTACCTCGAATCAGATATGAGCCTTGATCTTGATGGATTTGCTCAGAAGGAAAATTGTACATGGAAACTGCAGGGTGGGTCTGTGATTGCTGTTGACAGCATACTCTTCAGAGACGAACAAATAAGAATAGACACACTTGAGGTTACGATGTTTTTTGACGGAACAATTGAAGCCCCAAAGATAAGCATATACACCTCAAGAGCACCCATAACCTACAGAGGTTTACAAGCATACTTCGATACATCTGCAACGGTTATAACAAAAGAGAGGGCAGTTGTTGACACGTTAACAATGAAGTTTCCCGATGAGGGATACCTTTCAGCCAATGCATCATTTCCTTTTTTTCCTGTAAATGACAAACCGCCCCTGTATGGACTCGAACTGAATTTCGACTTAAAAAACATAGCTCTGCAGTTTTTATCTCCCTTTATCCCTGGGGTTACAATCACCTCCGGCAAGCTTAACGGAAAGGGTGAAGTAATCATTGAAGACAACTATAATTTTGACGGGTTTGTAAGTATAGATACACTGTTTCTTGAACCTGATGCAATCAACAGAGAAATAGGGCCGATTAATGCAGAGTTGAAGATGAGCCAAAACGAGTTTACTATTGAAGGCACCGGGAGTTTAAACGGTGGGTTCTCTTTAGATGGTAGTGTTACATTTGACGAAAACGGAATAGATTCGATTGACATTAGTTTAACAGGAGAAAGAATCAGGTTTGAGCTGAACAATATGCTCGATATTGGATTTCAGAAATTTGATTTCAAAATAACGGGAAAAGAAAACAGAATCGACTCACTGTCAGGAATGATCATACTGGACGAAACAAGGTTTTATCAGTATATAGAGTTGCTCGAACTTATCGATATGATCAGAGCCGTAGCTATAAGGCCTACCATCGACCCGCCCGCATTTCTTGAAAATGCGGATCTGAACTTTGACCTCCATATTAACCGCAACCTTATAATCAAAACAAACCTTGGCAGATTTTTGCTGGACGGAAGATTTCTGATTGATGGCACACCTCTTGATCCTCAGATTAACGGAGAGTTTCGTTTGGCGGTTGCGAGAATAAAGTATATCGAAAGAGAGTTTGAACTCAGGGACGGCTTCATTCGCAGGTTCCAGCCCGCGATGGTCGACCCGCTTATAGATGTCAGGGCAACCACTTCCATAAGGGCTTTCCTATTTGATGATCAGCGGGACTATTCTATCAGTCTTGCATTGACAGGAAGTGCATTGGAACCGGAGTTTGCTCTCTCCAGTTATCCTCCACTTGAGGAAGAACAGATCGTTAATCTATTGACTACGGGTACCATAACAGCACTTCCCGGATTTATAACTGAGCCGGATGAAATAATAAGTATCTACACTGGCGCAGCTGTTGCCTGGAGAATAAGGGAGTGGTTTAATTTAACAAATGCAGATATCAGCGGAAATTTTTTCGAACTTACAGAAGAAGATGGGCCACGACTGACATTAATGGAGAGATTCAATGAGCGGATATTTATCACCTACCTGATTCACATAGCGCAGCCTAACATTCAGGGTGCAAGAATCCACTACCGGATCACTCCATTTTTCTATACAGCCGGATCCCTGACAACTCAGGGCGAAGGCAATATTGAGTTTTGGTTGTATATGAGGAGATAG
- a CDS encoding Nitroreductase family protein, translating to MLDLLRTRRSIRAYSEKKVDPATLEAFKEVLLRSPSSRSINPWEFIFVQDRSLLCALSESKEHGSSFLKHAALGVVICADETRSDVWVEDCSICAILLQMEAQSRGLGSCWIQIRNRQKDNNTSSEEHIRNVLSIPPHIKVDAIISIGDPAETKAAHSEDSLEFGKIHQEKW from the coding sequence ATGCTAGATTTGCTGCGTACCAGAAGAAGTATCCGCGCTTACAGTGAAAAAAAAGTCGATCCGGCTACGCTTGAGGCTTTCAAAGAGGTATTGCTTCGCTCCCCCTCCTCCAGAAGTATCAATCCATGGGAGTTTATTTTTGTTCAGGACCGCTCCCTGCTCTGTGCCCTTTCTGAAAGTAAGGAGCATGGGTCATCTTTTTTAAAGCATGCCGCACTGGGAGTAGTGATATGCGCAGATGAAACCCGCAGTGATGTTTGGGTTGAAGATTGTTCGATCTGTGCTATTCTCCTTCAGATGGAGGCTCAGTCAAGAGGGCTTGGAAGTTGCTGGATACAGATAAGAAACCGCCAAAAAGACAACAACACCTCCTCTGAGGAGCATATACGAAATGTGCTGTCGATTCCACCCCATATAAAGGTAGACGCAATCATCAGTATTGGCGATCCGGCAGAAACAAAGGCGGCTCACTCTGAGGACAGTCTTGAGTTTGGTAAAATTCACCAGGAAAAGTGGTAA
- a CDS encoding Tryptophanase codes for MEKHEPSKIDIKFYKGENLPLEMHKVRIVQKLRLLPVEERLAAIEDAGYNTFLLQNRDVYLDMLTDSGTNAMSDQQLSSMMIADDAYAGSESFTKLHEAVKEVFGKEYFLPAHQGRAAEHIISKVFVKEESVVPMNYHFTTTKAHIEFAGGEIKEIFTDEALKIKSDFPFKGNLDINKLRNLISQFGKEKIPYIRMEASTNLIGGQPFSMSNLREVSKVAKESGIMLVLDVSLIGENAYFIKQREKEYRNASIKSILVEMCSYADIIYFSSRKVSSTRGGGIATSNYDLYLKMRDLIPLFEGFLTYGGMSVREMEAMTVGLRETLDDSVISQSPSFIRHLVNRLDSQGIPVVTPPGGLGCHVDAKSFLSHIPQIHYPGGALAGALYIISGIRGMERGTISTDRDKDGNDVPADMELLRLALPRRVFTLSQIKYVEDRLLWLYDNRKLIGGLTFVDEPKVLRFFVGRLKAIGDWPNELVAKFKKDFGNSL; via the coding sequence ATGGAGAAACATGAGCCGTCCAAAATCGATATTAAATTTTATAAAGGTGAGAACCTCCCTCTTGAAATGCACAAGGTGCGTATCGTTCAGAAATTACGACTCCTGCCGGTAGAAGAGAGACTCGCGGCAATTGAAGATGCCGGTTATAACACTTTTTTGCTCCAGAACAGAGATGTCTACCTTGACATGCTGACGGACAGCGGCACCAATGCGATGAGCGACCAGCAGCTTTCCTCAATGATGATTGCCGATGATGCATACGCGGGCTCAGAAAGTTTTACCAAACTTCATGAAGCTGTTAAGGAGGTTTTCGGTAAAGAGTATTTCCTCCCCGCTCACCAGGGAAGAGCCGCAGAGCATATTATTTCAAAAGTATTTGTTAAGGAGGAATCGGTTGTTCCGATGAACTATCATTTCACCACAACAAAGGCCCATATAGAATTTGCAGGCGGAGAGATTAAGGAAATTTTCACAGATGAAGCACTGAAGATTAAAAGTGACTTCCCGTTCAAGGGCAATCTCGACATAAATAAACTCCGCAACCTCATTAGCCAATTCGGTAAGGAGAAGATCCCCTACATAAGAATGGAAGCTTCAACCAACCTTATTGGAGGACAGCCTTTCTCAATGAGCAATCTTCGCGAAGTCAGCAAGGTGGCTAAGGAAAGCGGTATAATGCTTGTTCTTGACGTGAGCCTTATAGGTGAAAATGCCTACTTTATCAAACAGAGGGAAAAAGAGTACAGAAATGCAAGCATTAAAAGCATACTGGTGGAGATGTGCAGCTATGCGGATATAATCTATTTCTCAAGCCGCAAGGTAAGCTCAACCCGCGGTGGAGGAATTGCAACAAGCAATTACGATCTTTACCTGAAAATGCGCGACCTCATACCACTTTTCGAGGGTTTTCTTACCTATGGTGGAATGTCTGTCAGGGAAATGGAAGCGATGACTGTAGGATTAAGAGAAACTCTTGACGACTCGGTTATCTCACAGTCTCCCTCGTTCATCAGACACCTGGTAAACCGGCTTGACTCACAGGGAATCCCTGTAGTAACTCCTCCCGGTGGTCTTGGATGTCATGTAGATGCAAAGTCATTCCTCTCACATATCCCTCAAATCCACTATCCGGGCGGAGCACTTGCCGGAGCGCTCTATATCATTTCCGGTATACGTGGAATGGAAAGGGGAACAATATCAACCGACCGTGACAAGGATGGAAACGATGTACCGGCAGATATGGAACTGCTGCGCCTAGCGTTGCCAAGAAGAGTTTTCACTCTCTCACAGATAAAGTATGTCGAGGACAGACTGCTTTGGCTCTATGATAACAGAAAACTTATCGGTGGTCTCACCTTTGTGGACGAACCAAAAGTGTTACGTTTCTTTGTGGGAAGACTAAAAGCAATCGGTGACTGGCCAAACGAGCTTGTGGCAAAGTTCAAGAAAGATTTTGGCAACAGTTTGTAA
- a CDS encoding Acetyltransferase, GNAT family, whose amino-acid sequence MITIREATPEEIEHIALFQLKLAWETESVKLDYPTVLSGVKAVFDDRAKGVYYIAENDNRPVASALTVTEWSDWRNGDVVWIHSVYVIEQFRRQGIFSSLYKHIKENVISKDELKGIRLYVDRTNQKAQKVYESLQMNGDHYKLFEWMKE is encoded by the coding sequence ATGATTACAATACGTGAAGCAACCCCGGAAGAGATTGAACACATAGCTCTGTTCCAGCTCAAACTGGCATGGGAAACAGAGTCTGTCAAGCTGGATTACCCAACGGTTCTTAGTGGTGTCAAAGCTGTTTTTGATGACAGAGCTAAAGGGGTATATTATATAGCCGAGAATGATAACAGACCCGTTGCATCAGCACTAACCGTCACAGAGTGGAGCGACTGGCGTAATGGAGATGTGGTTTGGATCCACTCGGTTTATGTGATTGAACAATTCCGACGGCAGGGTATCTTCAGCTCACTTTACAAACACATAAAAGAGAACGTCATATCCAAAGATGAGTTGAAGGGGATACGCTTATATGTTGACAGAACAAACCAGAAAGCCCAAAAGGTCTATGAATCGCTTCAGATGAACGGGGATCACTATAAGCTATTTGAATGGATGAAAGAGTAA